TACACTTTCGGTGTGCTCCTAAACCTAGGACTGCATGCAGGTGGcggccctggcccaggcctccTGGAGGGCTTCTCGGGATGGGCAGCGCTCGTGGTGCTGAGCCAGGCACTAAATGGACTGCTCATGTCAGCTGTCATGAAGCACGGCAGCAGCATCACACGCCTCTTTGTGGTGTCCTGCTCGCTGGTGGTCAACGCTGTGCTCTCAGCAGCCCTGCTGCGGCTGCAGCTCACAGCCGCCTTCTTCCTGGCCACGCTGCTCATTGGCCTGGCAGTGCGCCTGTACTACGGCAGCCACTAGCCTCTGACCACCTCCACCCTGACTCCTGACCCTGGAGATTGGGCATCACCATTAGAGCCACCTCCTAGCCCCCCTTACCCTCAGCAGCCCCGTAACAAGTGCCTTGTGAGAAAAGCTGGGGAGGTGGAGGTGTACCCCTGGGAGACTTGGATCGTGGCTTTGGTTAAGAACTGGAAACTCTCAaacaccccctctccccccagttCTTCCTAAGAAATTAAAGGAGCATCAGTACCTAGGCCCAAGAAGTGACCCCATTCCTGATAGAGAAGGTTCCTTGGCTCATTATACGTGAATGCAGTTGCTTAAAGTGGGTAACAGTTGGTTCCCCTTTCCTACTGTGGCCACCCCAGCAGACCCATATCCCCAAGGCCTGGTGCTGGCTGCCCAGCTGTGGTGCATGATTCCCCCATAAAGGATACTTGCCCCCAACTGTCTTGCAGAAAAGCCCAATTGCCACAGATTCCACACCCATTGCCTCGGCCATTCTGCCGAGCTCCCCTAGCTCTAGCAGCATCTGGAGACAGTGCCTCCTGCTCCCTCCACAGTGCTGCTCTCCACATCCAGCCTTTGTTCTGGAAATTCCAGAGGGGCTGGGACTTAATTTGTCTCAGGAGATGTCCCTGGGCCCCGGCTTAAGTCTACACTCCTGACCTCTCTTCATCCAAAGACCCTCTTGAAGCCCACTGCCCCATCTAGAGCTCCTAGGAGTTACCATCCTCCCCACTCTAGGTCCTGCTCCTGCCTAACAGtgtcccagctcccagcagccacGGAAGCTCTGCACAGAGTGACCTGGGACTAGGCACAGGGAAACAGTTCAATTGTGTCTAACTGCATAAGCAATAAAGTCAATAAAGCTTTCTGGAGTGAGGGCAGTTCCTCCATTCGGCCATGACCTGTGTCCCGTGTCTTCTGTGTTACATAGCTCTTCTCAAACAATTGTATTCCCCTGACTCCCTTAGTATCTTAACCCTGGGGTAACTCAGACTATGAGAAAGGGCTGTTCTCTGTCACAGAGCTTTTGAAGTTTCCCTGAAACATGAAACTTGGGTGCTGGGGAATTCGGAGGCCTCTTGGGAATACAAGGCACTAGGCGCAACAGGACAAGCCAGACTGAGGCCAGAGAACTCTGGGACTCAAGTGTGGTTGATTCTCATTTCCTCTAGGTCCCTCACTGCCTGTCATCTGCTCTCAGTGTCAAAGGAATGTTAGAACCTGCTGCCGTGGTAGAATGCCGGGTCAACTTGTCTTTAAAAACGTCCTAGTCCTATTGAAGCCTTATCTTAGGGAGTGGGGTTTCAGaatctctgttttttaaagcagCTCCCTAGGTGACCGGTGCACACTTGTGAACCACTACCAAGTGCTGTGTGGAGCTGTAGCCACCAAGACTTGagtttgaattctgtttctgtcACTTATGGCTGACTGTCCTTGGACAGATACTTAACCCCTCCTGTCTTTAGCTGCCTTAGCTCTGAAATGGGAGTCAATGGTACCAACAGCTATTTTGGGGAGCAGAAaaggttaagtgaaataatggatATTAGGTGCTTAGCAGGGACTGGCACAACGACACTGTCTAGTGGTACTAATTACAATGAAGTTTCACTTGGTCATTGTGTCTCAACTTCCTTTATAGGactcttaaaaataagaagagagggccctggctaggtagctcagttagttagagcatcatctcgatatgccaaggttatggaTTTCatcccctgtcaggacacattaaagaatcaaccaatgaatgcataaataagtggaacaaatcaatatctttttattttctctctctaaaatcaatcaatacattttttttaaagaagaaggagagaggaaactgCCTCTGAAGGATTCCTGGTCATCAGATTTCTCCCCAGGGGAAGGATCCAGCCTAGTCTGCACCCTCCCGCAGCTGCCGGTTCTGGGCTTGGAGCTCCTGGTTCTGTGCGGCCAGGTTGATGGTGTCTTGCAGAATGCCAGCCAGCAGGTGGCGGTGCCGCTGCTCTGTGGTCTTGGTCTGTTCCTCCCACATCCCCCGCCAGGCTCGGAACACCTGTGCCCAGATTCAGAGATGTCTGTCAGCCAGCCTTGTCACCCACTCAAAGCCTGTCCCTACTGACCTGTAACAGATGACAAGTCTGAGCTCGAGTGGCCTGCACGTGCAGGTCATAGAGGGCTACCAGGTCCTGCTCCGCAGTGTCCCGCTCTGCCTGAAGAGCCTCCAGCTGGAGTCTCAGCGCTGCCTGCTCCCGGTGCCACCTCTGGCTTGCCGTGGAGGCCTTAAGGAATAACATAGTCAGCCCTTTGTATCCACAGCCCGCTCATGGATTCAAGCAACCACAGactgaaaatacattttgtaGATGTTACACTATTGTGTAGCATTGTTGATGTGTGCTCTGTAGTCTGGCCCACCACGGTGGCTGCATGTCTGAACTGAACATGtacaaactattttttcttttcactattcCCTGAGCAATATAATATATCAACtacttatataatatttacattatatcaggtattataagtaatctagagatggtTTAAAGTATGCAGGAGGATGTGGGAAGGTTACATGCAAATACTGTGCCATTTTATatagggacttgagcatccatgaATTTTGGCGTTCATGGGGGTCCTAGAACCAATCTTCCCTGGATACCAAGGGACAGCTTTCCTGAGTGCCTCCTGTGTACCCACTCTGTTCTGCATGCTTCAAGtgtatgatctcattttatcTAATGTCGACCCTATGAGGTAGCTGCCATTTTGCAGATCTGGAAACTGGATTGGAGGAGCAACCTAACACGCCCAAATTCCCATggccagtgaggggcagagctgcgATGACATGCCTTTCAAGGGCTCACCATCGTCCTCAGGGTAAAGCCCAACTGCAGAGGCAGGACACGGGCTGATCTCTTCAGCTCTGCCTCTGACCACGCACCTGCCAGGCTCCAGCCAGACGGACAGTTTGCATGACCCAGAACCCATGGTGCTAGTGCTCGCCTCTGGACCTTTGTCCATATAGTATTGTCCTCGCTTGGAAGGTGTgtttctccaccccaccctccaaaCCCCATGCACATAAGTTTTGCCCTTTAATTTGTTCAGACAAGTTCTGTGTACTGAGTGCCTCTGTGTGGTGAGCGCAGACTGCCCCTCTAGGGCTCAGAGTCCAGTTGGCCTCTCTGGCTGCTTCATTTGTCCTTTACTTCTCAGCTTGAATGCCATCTTCTCTGACCCACTCCAGCCTGGGTCAGGTGCACCTCTTTGTTCCCACAAGCTCCTTGCTCCCCCCATCACAGCACTTAGCACCAAGAATTGCCTCATCTACCCCTGACAGAGCTGTGAGGGCCAGGGGAGAAGGTATGGCCCAGTCTGACACTAGATCTCAGCActctagcacagggcctggcccaaCCAGAAGGAGCTAAAGTCCCCTACATTAACCTCCTTACCTCTTCTCCTGCCACCAGGCCTTTGATCTCGTCACCTGCCTCCTCCTGATCCAAATGCTTCAGTTCCTCTTGGATCCAAAGTTGGTGTTGTTCTCGCAGTCTCTGCCTCCGGGCCTGGGCCAGGAGGAACTGCAGGGCCACATCTGGGGCCTGCCGGGCCTAGGTGGCATCAGTCCAGGCTCAGCCAGGAGCCCAGGCATGTACACAGCACTGGGACATAGGGGCCAACATTTCCAACAGAATCCCATTACCAGGGCTGCTGCCAGAACTACCACCCGGAACTAACTGGCCTGACAGAGCGTGTAGTCTGGACAGAGACCCAGAGGCCATGGGGAGGGGGGGACAGGAACAGTATTGGCTCTGCCAATAGATGCCAGGGAGGCCCTAAGGATCGCATACTCCTGATCCAGCCCCGTAGGAATACCAGGCCTTCCCACGCCCCTCCCTTAGGGATCCAGTAAGCCTTTAGGTCCTTTATTTGCCAGAAGTTCCTTATCTTTCCCCATTGTGGGGCAGGGTAAGCCAGAGACGTATTAACCCTGCAACTCTTCACTCCCCCAACAGCCTCCCACTGCTCTGGGTACAGGGGTACCTTCTCCTCAGAGTCCCTGAGAGGATGCTTTTGGTGGAGCCCAGGTCCTAGAAATGCTGCTTTTCCTGCCACTGGTGGAAAATGCAATTAAGCAGGTCAATGGTGAAGACCCCCAGCTCCACCCACCTTGGGGTTCTCCCTGACCCACCTTGGGGTTCTCCCTGGAGGCCTGGACTTGCTTCTGAATTTATCGCCTGCTGAAAAGATATTAGGAGAGGGAAGTCCACGTGCTTCCTCCCAGGACAGTGTGAGCTAAGCCCAGGGCTTTGAAATCAAACAGATCAGGCCCCAGCGCCTCCTTTTCTTAGCTGTATGACCTCTGGCAGGTGGCTAGTCTTTGAGTCTccatttttcctcatctataacatgGAGCTGATTAAAGTTATAGAGAGTATGGAATGGGCTATGCACCCAAAGCACTGCACTGCCCAGTAAATGGGAGCTTACAGGCCTAATTTCCAAGGTCCAGGGCTGTAAAAACAAGTTGCAAGTGTTGTGAAAAGGGAAACACCAGGAGAAGCAAGGCAGGGGCAGCCTTCCAGCCACCCTGTGGCAAATCATGAAAAACTACCCTCTTCCACACAAGGGTGGGCGTGCACCCTGAGAGAACAGAAGAGCGCCACTTTGAGTCTAAGGACTTGGGCGTTTGCACCTCTGTGGACTTGATTATCCCTGTGACCCTGGGATACTCCGttcccttctctgagcttcagtttgctCACATGAAAAGTGGGAGCAGACCTGGCcctgtggctaagttggttgtagcattgtcctgtgcaccaaaaggttgtgggttcgatccccagtgagggcacatacctaggttgtgggttgaatGCCAGGTTTgttgcatatgggaggcaacgtttctctctcacatcagtttctctgtctctttctttctctgttttccctccctccctccctcccatccttcctctctctctaaattcagtaaacatatcctcgagtgaggactaaacaaaaaagaaaagtaggagcagccctgactggtatgactcagtggattgagtgccagcctgagaagcaccgggtcaccggtttgattcccagtcagggcacatgcctggcttgcgggccaggtccccagtagggggtgctggagaagcaaccacacattaatgtttttctccctctctttctccctcccttctcctctaaaaataaataaaatttttaataaaagaa
The genomic region above belongs to Phyllostomus discolor isolate MPI-MPIP mPhyDis1 chromosome 13, mPhyDis1.pri.v3, whole genome shotgun sequence and contains:
- the LOC114510322 gene encoding uncharacterized protein LOC114510322, with protein sequence MFSVFYVLWCSCSALKGFQEKLKCTKVTGNGQTFHQSKIWDSFFPIHQWTCFFLLPSGRDCPLLQVLAGKAADEQVEGSLPWIVSWLLEGNNYNGILLRLDPQGSSLSLFQAALLGAAGRRMRVRQVKPTLWDAAEEARARRAGLKSLRSGLLGVPLTDSGLSQLGRALRELQVVKSWSRHPGSRLPKGVRAEVQPEPQAINSEASPGLQGEPQVAGKAAFLGPGLHQKHPLRDSEEKARQAPDVALQFLLAQARRQRLREQHQLWIQEELKHLDQEEAGDEIKGLVAGEEASTASQRWHREQAALRLQLEALQAERDTAEQDLVALYDLHVQATRAQTCHLLQVFRAWRGMWEEQTKTTEQRHRHLLAGILQDTINLAAQNQELQAQNRQLREGAD